A region from the Natronoarchaeum mannanilyticum genome encodes:
- a CDS encoding DoxX family protein, translated as MLDTDSTTEMPPSRLGRLLFASGLAVLALRNLTNLDGRIAYADAKGVPLADKLVPASSGLLLGGSVGIGLWKLPRIAAGSIAAFFVGVTPLMHDFWAVDEESRGEELTSFLQNLTLLGAAIAFFRRAGRN; from the coding sequence ATGTTAGACACCGATTCGACCACCGAAATGCCGCCGTCGCGACTCGGGCGGCTTCTCTTTGCGAGCGGTCTCGCGGTGCTCGCGCTTCGCAACCTCACGAACCTCGACGGACGCATCGCCTACGCGGACGCGAAAGGCGTCCCGCTCGCCGACAAGCTGGTTCCCGCGTCGAGCGGCCTCCTGCTGGGCGGCAGCGTCGGCATCGGGCTCTGGAAACTCCCCCGGATCGCCGCGGGCAGCATCGCCGCGTTCTTCGTCGGCGTCACGCCGCTCATGCACGACTTCTGGGCCGTCGACGAAGAGTCCCGCGGCGAGGAGCTCACGTCGTTCCTCCAGAACCTGACGCTGCTCGGCGCTGCGATCGCGTTCTTCCGGCGAGCGGGTCGAAACTGA
- a CDS encoding GNAT family N-acetyltransferase, producing the protein MEIRPGTAEDAEAVADAHHAAIENLGAAVYDDEQVAAWSAGRSPDDYEFGGDDRDVFVAEIDGAVRGFGWLSHDPGEHLTADVDGEVTGMYVHPDVAREGVGTALLDRLETRARERGLGALGMWASMNAVPFYESQGYERVAERVHEFGGGVTGRVLELRKDL; encoded by the coding sequence ATGGAGATCCGTCCGGGGACCGCCGAGGACGCCGAGGCCGTCGCCGACGCCCACCACGCGGCGATCGAGAACCTCGGCGCGGCCGTCTACGACGACGAGCAGGTGGCGGCCTGGAGCGCGGGTCGAAGCCCCGACGACTACGAGTTCGGCGGCGACGACCGGGACGTCTTCGTCGCCGAGATCGACGGGGCGGTTCGCGGGTTCGGCTGGCTCTCCCACGACCCCGGTGAACACCTGACGGCCGACGTCGACGGCGAGGTGACGGGGATGTACGTCCATCCCGACGTGGCGCGGGAAGGCGTCGGGACGGCGCTGCTGGATCGCCTCGAAACCAGGGCCCGCGAGCGCGGACTCGGCGCCCTCGGGATGTGGGCGTCGATGAACGCCGTTCCCTTCTACGAATCGCAGGGCTACGAACGCGTGGCGGAGCGCGTCCACGAGTTCGGCGGCGGCGTCACCGGGCGGGTGCTGGAGCTGCGAAAAGATCTTTGA
- a CDS encoding ferredoxin family protein — MAIDSNFEENREIVDEHEGHDVWGPVDEPEQLGIHGTHVAVDFDICLADGACLEDCPVDVFEWVDSPGHPESEIKADPANEAQCIDCMLCVDVCPVDAIDVDAGRAGRT, encoded by the coding sequence ATGGCCATTGACTCGAACTTCGAGGAGAACCGAGAGATCGTCGACGAGCACGAGGGCCACGACGTGTGGGGTCCCGTCGACGAGCCCGAACAGCTGGGGATCCACGGGACACACGTCGCCGTGGACTTCGACATCTGCCTCGCCGACGGGGCGTGCCTGGAGGACTGCCCGGTCGACGTGTTCGAGTGGGTCGACTCGCCGGGTCACCCCGAGAGCGAGATCAAGGCGGATCCCGCCAACGAGGCCCAGTGCATCGACTGCATGCTCTGTGTCGACGTCTGCCCGGTCGACGCGATCGACGTCGACGCCGGGCGCGCCGGGCGAACGTAG
- a CDS encoding polymer-forming cytoskeletal protein, producing MSLRSNPLDELSIPDGTTVEEHDLVTDGDVLLGGRATVEFGVRGRNVLAGEGVRFGGDIEAEADCRLDMWCDVEGNVLVGRDAYLGERVHVGGQLMVSGDLDIGDDVDIEEGFEANGWIVIRNPMPTIVFLYVYLTQLLRIGEEDAAERILEEFVDEDEPERDPLVVPRNGTVSDDAWRVSTPARIGDGCRLHGNVRAEEITVGEDNNIFGSLRAREDIVIGQGTRIHGDVTTRGGTVAIADGARVLGDVSCQNLELEDGATVDGTMRASGEVTMQRDRQPRDPE from the coding sequence GTGTCGCTGCGATCGAACCCTCTCGACGAACTGTCGATCCCCGATGGCACCACCGTCGAGGAGCACGACCTCGTGACGGATGGCGACGTGCTGCTGGGCGGGCGGGCCACCGTCGAGTTCGGCGTCCGCGGGCGGAACGTGCTCGCGGGCGAGGGCGTCCGTTTCGGGGGGGACATCGAGGCCGAGGCCGACTGCCGGCTGGACATGTGGTGCGACGTCGAGGGGAACGTGCTGGTGGGTCGGGACGCCTACCTCGGCGAGCGCGTCCACGTCGGCGGGCAACTGATGGTCAGCGGCGATCTGGACATCGGCGACGACGTCGACATCGAGGAAGGGTTCGAGGCAAACGGCTGGATCGTCATCCGCAACCCGATGCCGACGATCGTCTTCCTGTACGTCTACCTGACCCAGCTGCTACGCATCGGCGAGGAGGACGCCGCCGAGCGCATCCTAGAGGAGTTCGTCGACGAGGACGAGCCCGAGCGCGACCCGCTGGTGGTCCCGCGCAACGGGACCGTCAGCGACGACGCCTGGCGCGTCTCGACGCCCGCTCGGATCGGCGACGGCTGCCGGCTCCACGGCAACGTCCGCGCCGAGGAGATCACCGTCGGGGAGGATAACAACATCTTCGGCAGCCTCCGGGCGCGCGAGGACATCGTGATCGGTCAGGGCACGCGCATCCACGGCGACGTGACCACCCGCGGCGGGACGGTCGCGATCGCCGACGGCGCGCGCGTGCTCGGCGACGTCTCCTGCCAGAACCTCGAACTCGAGGACGGCGCCACCGTCGACGGGACGATGCGCGCCAGCGGCGAGGTGACGATGCAGCGCGATCGGCAACCGCGGGATCCGGAGTGA
- a CDS encoding FAD-dependent monooxygenase — translation MTDQAPLDAATDHEQYGTATDHEHYEAVVVGAGPGGAAAAATLARNGVETLVLERGTEAGSKNVSGGLIYAEESAPYTIDELFPGFREHATERPVTDYYIHNVAGDTVKTFDITDLHEHDTEWCDAVLRRPMDSWLEDRVHEMTRETGGGVLTGVRVNGLLRENGRIVGVTCDELDPITADLIVAADGVNSELARDAGLMDWEEPDEWFQGVKAVVDMEPDAIDERFDIGPDEGAAHLFSGDLFEDVRGGGFLYTNEESLSIGTVFHLDSLAAEEAEPHELLDSLLTHPLLGQWLGDEYHEREYSAKLVPDSKKVASTSPHRDRLVLVGDAGGQMQAQGPIIKGMNHAVTAGALAAEAFVEARSRGDPHSAGERYEKRLQDEGVMKKLRPPRYRAVSALGEQDAVADLTDRVLESSVGRAAVRALGGNLERLYSSPYLVSMIPDTKTPYVTLPTVIAEELGEPVETRNDVEPPDLADRIGELTYDTDVGNPHIELLDNSYEASGTAVTACPVSAADFGGGCYRDEEVKTNGSTERLVSLDTQPCVECGTCAVVADTDWEHPRGGKGVEFREG, via the coding sequence ATGACTGATCAGGCACCACTCGACGCCGCGACCGACCACGAGCAGTACGGCACCGCGACCGACCACGAACACTACGAGGCCGTCGTCGTCGGCGCCGGACCGGGCGGCGCCGCGGCGGCGGCGACGCTGGCGCGCAACGGCGTCGAGACGCTCGTGCTGGAACGCGGCACGGAGGCCGGCTCGAAGAACGTCTCGGGCGGGCTGATCTACGCCGAGGAGTCGGCGCCGTACACGATCGACGAGCTGTTCCCCGGCTTCCGCGAGCACGCGACCGAGCGCCCGGTCACGGACTACTACATCCACAACGTCGCCGGCGACACGGTCAAGACGTTCGACATCACCGACCTCCACGAGCACGACACCGAGTGGTGCGACGCCGTGCTCCGGCGGCCGATGGACTCGTGGCTCGAAGACCGCGTCCACGAGATGACCCGCGAGACGGGCGGCGGCGTCCTGACTGGCGTGCGCGTCAACGGCCTGCTCCGCGAGAACGGCCGGATCGTCGGCGTCACCTGCGACGAGCTCGACCCGATCACCGCCGACCTGATCGTCGCCGCCGACGGCGTCAACTCCGAGCTGGCCCGGGACGCCGGGCTGATGGACTGGGAGGAGCCCGACGAGTGGTTCCAGGGCGTCAAAGCGGTCGTCGACATGGAACCGGACGCGATCGACGAGCGGTTCGACATCGGCCCCGACGAGGGCGCGGCCCACCTGTTCTCGGGCGATCTGTTCGAGGACGTGCGCGGCGGCGGGTTCCTGTACACGAACGAAGAGTCGCTGTCGATCGGGACGGTGTTCCACCTCGATAGCCTCGCCGCCGAGGAGGCCGAACCCCACGAGCTGCTCGACTCCTTACTGACTCACCCGCTGCTCGGCCAGTGGCTCGGCGACGAGTATCACGAGCGCGAGTACTCCGCGAAGCTCGTCCCGGACTCGAAGAAGGTCGCCAGCACCTCGCCCCACCGCGACCGGCTCGTGCTGGTGGGCGACGCCGGCGGCCAGATGCAGGCACAGGGCCCGATCATCAAGGGGATGAACCACGCCGTCACAGCGGGCGCGCTCGCCGCCGAGGCGTTCGTCGAGGCCCGGTCCCGGGGCGATCCCCACAGCGCCGGCGAGCGCTACGAGAAGCGCCTCCAAGATGAAGGCGTGATGAAGAAGCTCCGGCCGCCGCGGTACCGCGCGGTCAGCGCGCTGGGCGAGCAGGACGCCGTCGCGGATCTCACGGATCGGGTGCTGGAGTCCTCGGTCGGTCGGGCGGCCGTCCGTGCGCTCGGCGGGAACCTGGAGCGCCTCTACAGCTCGCCGTACCTCGTGTCGATGATTCCGGACACGAAGACGCCGTACGTCACGCTGCCGACCGTCATCGCAGAGGAGCTGGGCGAGCCCGTCGAGACGCGCAACGACGTCGAGCCGCCGGACCTGGCCGACCGGATCGGCGAGCTGACCTACGACACCGACGTCGGCAACCCCCACATCGAGCTGCTGGACAACTCCTACGAGGCCAGCGGGACCGCCGTGACGGCCTGTCCGGTCAGCGCCGCGGACTTCGGCGGCGGCTGCTACCGCGACGAGGAAGTCAAGACGAACGGCTCGACCGAGCGCCTCGTGA
- a CDS encoding HalOD1 output domain-containing protein — protein sequence MEILYEIIDEVARQEGCDPIDLPPLYSEVDPESLQEVIESTEAADAPIVRITYCGREVVVEGDGTVEVDGGMGLQGKTR from the coding sequence ATGGAGATCCTTTACGAGATCATCGACGAGGTCGCACGACAAGAGGGGTGCGACCCGATCGATCTGCCGCCGCTCTACTCGGAGGTCGATCCTGAATCGCTACAGGAAGTTATCGAGTCGACGGAAGCGGCAGACGCCCCGATCGTTCGGATAACCTACTGCGGCCGCGAGGTGGTCGTCGAGGGAGACGGAACGGTCGAGGTAGACGGCGGAATGGGATTACAGGGGAAGACGAGGTGA
- a CDS encoding electron transfer flavoprotein subunit beta/FixA family protein yields the protein MYSLVLTKGVPDFREGQVSFDDEGHLERGETPTVMNPNDEFALEAALQTKVRNGGTVGVMSMGPPGYEDVLREAMETVYADELFLLSDREMAAADTWATAITLATGIEKLAETDRGAPDLVFAGFKTADGETGHTGLQTAWGLDRPMITHVIAMEVDEDEERVRAKRLVEGDVEEIETVEAPLPAVIVADPEFEPSYRRADHRLTLKDLQEETAERAEDYEEHLTTWNHEDLNLDPDYIGLDGSPTIVESVDPIPKAPAEREATMIDPAEPDQLGEVLETMQPYAGGD from the coding sequence ATGTACTCACTGGTTCTGACCAAGGGCGTCCCGGACTTCCGGGAAGGACAGGTATCGTTCGACGACGAGGGGCATCTCGAGCGCGGCGAGACGCCGACCGTGATGAACCCCAACGACGAGTTCGCGCTGGAGGCGGCGCTCCAGACGAAAGTTCGCAACGGCGGCACGGTGGGGGTGATGAGCATGGGGCCGCCGGGCTACGAGGACGTGCTCCGGGAGGCGATGGAGACGGTGTACGCCGACGAGCTGTTCTTGCTGTCCGATCGCGAGATGGCCGCCGCCGACACCTGGGCGACCGCGATCACGCTCGCGACGGGCATCGAGAAACTCGCCGAGACCGACCGCGGCGCGCCCGACCTCGTGTTCGCGGGGTTCAAGACCGCCGACGGGGAGACGGGCCACACCGGCCTCCAGACCGCCTGGGGGCTCGACCGCCCGATGATCACCCACGTCATCGCGATGGAGGTCGACGAGGACGAAGAGCGCGTTCGCGCCAAGCGTCTGGTCGAGGGCGACGTCGAGGAGATCGAGACCGTCGAGGCGCCGCTGCCGGCCGTGATCGTCGCGGATCCGGAGTTCGAGCCCAGCTACCGCCGGGCCGACCACCGGCTGACGCTGAAGGACCTGCAGGAAGAGACCGCCGAGCGCGCCGAGGACTACGAGGAGCACCTCACGACGTGGAACCACGAGGATCTGAATCTCGATCCGGACTACATCGGGCTGGACGGCTCGCCGACGATCGTCGAGTCGGTCGACCCGATCCCGAAGGCGCCGGCCGAGCGCGAGGCGACGATGATCGATCCCGCCGAGCCCGACCAGCTCGGGGAGGTGCTCGAAACGATGCAGCCCTACGCCGGAGGTGACTGA
- a CDS encoding DUF5800 family protein produces the protein MTTLAFDEQGVDVVYEGTEFRLERALVEDAVQKDYFDVTDHEVLQMVAEDPQLGGEPRRIGDIVDG, from the coding sequence ATGACGACGCTCGCGTTCGACGAGCAGGGGGTCGACGTCGTGTACGAGGGCACCGAGTTCCGACTCGAGCGCGCCCTCGTGGAGGACGCCGTACAGAAGGACTACTTCGACGTGACCGACCACGAGGTACTCCAGATGGTCGCGGAAGATCCGCAACTCGGTGGCGAACCGCGCCGGATCGGCGACATCGTCGACGGCTGA
- a CDS encoding electron transfer flavoprotein subunit alpha/FixB family protein, whose amino-acid sequence MPEIDPSDHDIAQLGPKLTEIEDVEELEAILDAEREGEDRSNVVTLIEDRIEKLEDEGDDAEAGELDPTELSVAELGNAIRDIEDAAELEAVLEAEEAGEDRSSAKSLIENRIDSVQGSGEDEDEEEALPPEEKHPELDHPTADKKHVRALEDGVYEDMWVYCETQQGRLIDVSKEMLGKARELMDGYNEEYVDAEDDEEKVVAVVIGDDVEEQAELAIEYGADVAVHYDDERLDRFRHKPYTELFAEMARAEYDWKGYDEPRYVLFPATNNGRDLSALVQAELDSGLASDCSGLYIDDTIISNPAKVGRGGDKKEFQRVLHMKRPDFSGFEYSTILCLDNPGREFHPQGASVIPGSFELPDPDPQREGEVVTHESDLDEDWLRAEVTDYDQLEGGVDLTGNEVVVALGRGIGDDPTRGMELGLELTDAFEDADMGITRGIVTSSYQFEGHVEQYAKEERQIGETGQVVEPDLYIAAGISGAIQHKVGMDESDTIVSINTDPDADIRDFSDYFVEGDLFEVLPTLIDAVESGELDAAALAGDAEPADAEGGESMEADEAASPAGGEDDD is encoded by the coding sequence ATGCCCGAAATCGATCCGAGCGATCACGACATCGCCCAACTCGGCCCGAAGCTGACGGAGATCGAGGACGTTGAGGAGCTCGAAGCGATCCTCGACGCGGAGCGCGAGGGCGAGGACCGCTCGAACGTCGTCACGCTGATCGAGGACCGCATCGAGAAGCTCGAAGACGAGGGCGACGACGCCGAGGCCGGGGAACTCGACCCGACGGAACTCTCGGTCGCCGAACTCGGCAACGCGATCCGCGATATCGAGGACGCCGCGGAGCTCGAAGCCGTCCTCGAGGCCGAGGAGGCCGGCGAGGATCGGTCGAGCGCCAAGAGCCTGATCGAGAACCGCATCGACTCGGTGCAGGGCAGCGGCGAAGACGAGGACGAAGAGGAAGCGCTCCCGCCCGAGGAGAAACATCCCGAGCTCGACCACCCGACCGCCGACAAGAAGCACGTCCGGGCGCTCGAAGACGGCGTCTACGAGGATATGTGGGTGTACTGCGAGACCCAGCAGGGCCGGCTCATCGACGTCTCGAAGGAGATGCTCGGGAAGGCCCGCGAGCTGATGGACGGGTACAACGAGGAGTACGTGGACGCGGAGGACGACGAGGAGAAAGTCGTCGCCGTCGTGATCGGCGACGACGTGGAAGAACAGGCCGAACTCGCGATCGAGTACGGCGCCGACGTGGCGGTCCACTACGACGACGAGCGCTTGGATCGGTTCCGGCACAAGCCCTACACCGAGCTGTTCGCCGAGATGGCCCGCGCGGAGTACGACTGGAAGGGGTACGACGAGCCCCGGTACGTCCTGTTCCCGGCGACGAACAACGGGCGTGACCTCTCGGCGCTCGTCCAGGCCGAACTCGACTCAGGGCTCGCGAGCGACTGCTCGGGGCTGTACATCGACGATACGATCATCTCGAACCCCGCAAAAGTGGGGCGGGGCGGCGACAAGAAGGAGTTCCAGCGCGTGCTCCACATGAAGCGTCCGGACTTCTCGGGGTTCGAGTACTCGACGATCCTCTGTCTGGACAACCCCGGCCGGGAGTTCCACCCGCAAGGAGCCTCCGTGATCCCGGGAAGCTTCGAGCTGCCCGACCCGGACCCCCAGCGCGAGGGCGAGGTCGTCACTCACGAGAGCGACCTCGACGAGGACTGGCTGCGCGCCGAGGTCACCGACTACGACCAGCTGGAGGGCGGCGTCGATCTCACCGGCAACGAGGTCGTCGTGGCGCTCGGACGAGGCATCGGCGACGATCCCACTCGCGGGATGGAGCTCGGGCTGGAGCTGACCGACGCGTTCGAGGACGCCGACATGGGCATCACGCGAGGGATCGTCACCTCCTCCTACCAGTTCGAGGGCCACGTCGAGCAGTACGCCAAGGAGGAGCGCCAGATCGGCGAGACGGGGCAGGTCGTCGAGCCGGACCTCTACATCGCGGCGGGGATCTCCGGCGCCATCCAGCACAAGGTCGGGATGGACGAGTCCGACACGATCGTCTCGATCAACACCGATCCGGACGCCGACATCCGGGACTTCTCGGACTACTTCGTCGAGGGCGACCTGTTCGAGGTGCTCCCGACGCTGATCGACGCCGTCGAATCGGGCGAACTGGACGCCGCGGCGCTGGCTGGCGACGCCGAGCCGGCCGACGCGGAGGGCGGCGAATCGATGGAAGCGGACGAAGCCGCTTCGCCCGCGGGAGGTGAGGACGATGACTGA